One part of the Lotus japonicus ecotype B-129 chromosome 2, LjGifu_v1.2 genome encodes these proteins:
- the LOC130737220 gene encoding uncharacterized protein LOC130737220, with amino-acid sequence MDPPEFDLQAYLEKSEREDAYVLNHFRERQNLILQASATRGRKNLNRDHAAANRRLIDDYFANEPTYDDGIFRRRYRMQKHVFLRIVADLSSSDNYFTQRFDAAKKEGISPLAKCTTAMRMLAYGVAADAVDEYIKIGGTTALECVRRFCKGIIRLYEHEYLRAPTQEDLQRILQVSEQRGFRVEKFTTVILEAVASHDLWIWHAFFGCPGTLNDINVLDRSPVFDELEQGNAPRVNFIVNQRPYNMAYYLADGIYPSYPTFVKSIRLPQSEPDKCFAKHQEGYRKDIERAFGVLQARFQIIREPARLWDINDLGIIMRSCIILHNMIVEDERDSYAQRWTDFEQAEGSGSSTPQPYSTEVLPAFADHVRARSELRDPNVHHQLQADLVKHIWTKFGMYPHD; translated from the exons ATGGATCCACCAGAGTTTGATCTCCAAGCATACCTTGaaaaaagtgagagagaagaTGCTTATGTACTCAACCATTTTAGAGAGCGTCAAAATCTAATATTGCAGGCTAGTGCAACTCGTGGTAGAAAAAATCTCAACAGAGATCATGCAGCGGCAAACCGAAGGCTAAttgacgactactttgccaatgagcctacatacgacgatggaatattccgtcgccggtaccggatgcaaaaacatgttttccttcgaatcgttgcggacctttcaagtagtgataactacttcacacAACGATTTGATGCAGCGAAGAAAGAAGGCATATCGCCCTTAGCAAAATgcaccacagcaatgcgaatgttagcatatggtgtggcagcagatgcagtcgatgagtacatcaaaatcgGAGGTACTACAGCACTGGAGTGtgtacgtagattctgtaaaggaatcatacgattgtatgagcacgagtacctgagagcaccaactcaagaggacctgcaaagaatactacaggttagtgaacagcgggggttcc GAGTGGagaaatt caccacggttattcttgaagcagttgcatctcatgatctatggatctggcatgccttttttgggtGTCCGGGGACCctgaacgacataaacgttctagaccggtcaccagtgtttgatgaattggaaCAGGGAAACGCGCCACGTGTGAATTTCATcgtgaatcaacgtccctataatatggcatactatctagctgatggtatctacccttcttatccaactttcgtcaaatctattagacttcctcaaagtgaacccgataagtgctttgcaaaacatcaggagggatatcggaaggacatcgagcgtgcatttggagtgcttcaagctcgttttcaaatcatccgtgaaccagctcgcttgtgggacataaatgatttgggtatcatcatgaggtcatgcatcatattacacaatatgattgttgaggatgaacgagattcatatgctcaacgctggaccgattttgagcaagctgAGGGAAGTGGATCTAGcacaccgcaaccatactcgaccgaggtgttgCCCGCTTTTGcggatcatgtgcgtgctagatccgagttgcgtgatccAAATGTCCATCAccaactgcaagcagatctagtgaagcacatctggacaaagtttggaatgtatcctcatgattaa